ataattttttttctcactgtttttttgtttttttttaaagttaagtgTCAAATCTTTTTGCAGGGTGACCGTGTTATGGGCGTTAGTGGTGGGAGTGCCATGGCAGAGGAGTGTATTGTGGACCAAAAGGTATGTTCTCCAAGGATCTCAGTGGTCCTATAATTCACAATGTTGAGGAGACACCGACTACATCACCTTGGGCGTTGTGTTAGGTAGAGACAATGCGCCTTGTCTTGGAGTGATGTGGTGGCACTGGTGCGCTACTGAGGTACAAGCTTTTATAAATGGAGAGGAACACTGGGGACTAGCTAACATTTTTGTTATTAACCCAGTTTGTCCTTGCAGGTCCTGTGGAAGATTCCTAAAGAGGTGGGCTATGAGGAGGCGGCTGCCCTGCCGGTGTCCTATGGTACAGGGCTCCTGGCACTGCAGCATCGTGCAGCAACACAGCCAGGGTGAgaatttaaactaaaatgtttcaGATATTTATCACTAGCTCTTTTAAGCAAAGTAGTAACCCTCCCCCTTACTAAAAGAGAGGTATATAACTGCTAAAACTGTCACCAGCACATGTTTGCAGTTTTCTACATACAGCAGGACTAGTAGAAGTGATTTTTCTCCATTGATTTCAACCTTGGTTGTCAATATTATGGCTAGCTGGCTGGTGTCATTTAAAATTAGTCAAAACAGATTGGAAGCTTGAAAGATCCCAAGTGATTTTTAATGTATAGAGATTGCAAACAAGGTGGCACTCTGCTGGACTGCGAACATTTTAACTGTGGCTACAAGCTGAAGATATGTTGTACTGGATTGTATTGTAAAATAAGCTAACTAGTATTCTTCTGTAACCAGTAATACACACACAACGATAATACAAGTGATAATATTGTTCAGTAATCCATGGTTGTGAATCTCTCTTATCTGTTTACAGGGAGATAGTACTGgtcactgctgctgctggaggGGCAGGTCTGGCTGCGGTTGACATTGCCGCCCATGTTCTCCAGGCAAAGGTATACCTTCAGTATTAAACACCTAGCCCGATCCCTATAGTGGACTTGTATTGCCATTCTGAACagaatgaatgtgtgtgtttatgatgCCATAAAAACATTAACATAGCAGTGGGGTAGATGTAGAAAGGGTGACAGAAAATATCATAAGAATGGGTTAGATATGTACATGCCACAGAATATTTGGAAACTTAACTTACTCTTTGCATGTTTTAGGTAATCGCTGCAGCAGGCAGTGATGAGAAATGTGCCTTGGCTGTGTTGAAAGGAGCGTATGCCAGTATAAACTACAACACCTCCAACCTGAAGGAGGAGCTGAAGAAGCTGACCAATAAAAAAGGAGTGAATGTGGTATTTGATGCTGTGGGTGGGGACATCTTTAAAGATGCACTCAGTAGGTGAGTTGTACCCTAACTGCATTTATGCACATAGAGTTGTGGTCAGTCTTTACTGTTGAAGCGTTATGCATTAGTATTGCTTCTTTCTGCTGTCTGTTTATTTGtgcaatttcatttaaaaatctaaccTGGATggttttcatatttatattttaacatactaTTACTCAGCTCTGGAATTGGTACCAAACTAAATTGACTGATTGCTGTGTTGCTGCAAAGAAATAGAGTAGTGCTAAAAACTATTAtgaaattagaagaaaaaaaataataatataaacagttttttttttttttttctttttctggaacTAAGGACTTAGTGGTTTAGTGACATGGAGTGTCCCTATAAACAAACAGCCAAAGAAATACATAGAGGCTTTAAAAACATGACTTAATCTTTGTTTGTTCTGGCAGTCTGAGCTGGGAGGGCAGGATTGTAGTGGTAGGGTTTGCAGGAGGGTCTATACCCTCTGTTCCTGCTAATCTGCTGCTTCTGAAGAACATTTCGGCAATGGGCGTGTTCTGGGGGCGGTACAGAGAGCAGGATTTCCCAGTATTCTCCCAGTCCATTTCCAGCGCTATCCAACTCTGCCAAGAGGGGAAAATCAGACCTCACATTGGAGCCGTTTTCAAGCTTCAGCAGGTAATCCTCTGACTGGAATGCTGTTTGTAGGGTTTTCATAAAAATCCTTTTTCACTGATtgtgtctctgtctttctgtGACTCTGCACCGTGAACTGCCTTGATTTTTACCAATCAATACCTAAATTTTATAATAGACTTTTCCTTTTGGGTTATGATAGACTGTTGATTTTctacaatgtttttatatttattacttaTGAAGACTGTTTTAGTGTTCAATGgctatttttatctttaaaaaggCTTAGTATGAAGTTGCACAAACTAACAgtatctgtattttaatttctactgtttttcaggtaaatgAAGCTTTCCAGCACGTGATGCAGCGCGCTTCAGTTGGAAAGGTGGTCCTATCTATGAAATAAAGCATATAAGAAGAGCCATTGATTTCCTTGAAATGGCACACTGGTTTAAAGTAggcctgcaaataataataacaacaacaacaggattctgtatttaaatagaaTGTCCTCATTTCAAGGCAGGCATATCAGTCAATCAATGaatctatttttaatataacgcctttcatagtggaccagaaAACCGTTTAATTGAGtaaactcatttatttttttgcaaatatactttTGTACAGGGTAAGGCAAAAAAGAATGCATTGActctttattttcattgtatcTGTGTCCCTCAGCTTTTGGTACCTTTTAATGGTGGTTCAGGAGctacaaatagaaaatatatatttaaaataaatgatacttTATGTAATCAAGAATCTGTAactgtaatattgttttgttttatatttcacagtACTGTTTAGAACCGACCTGGGACGGTGAGTTTAGAGAGAATGGGATTCAATGTATCCTGTAGCTGTTTTTTCTGTTCCAAAAATTCCCCAATCGTTGGGTCTTTGGCCTCTTGAATCCAGTCCAGTTTCATAAGGCAGGTGTTTAAGCAAGTATGCTAAAACAGAAACACGTTCAGCAGTCTACAATattagaaatacagtatatattcatgtttatttttatattgtaacagGCTTTTTAACTTCAATATTTCATTTCAAAGGTGATTGATATACTTTGTACTATATtttcatgaaatacatttttattttacctggtccagaaagaaaagcaaatgtgGGCCCaattctattgaaataatattgcATACAATTTATTCATATTTGTTCTGTCTATTTTCCCATTAATGTGCTCTTAATCATTCTTTATTACGACACTGATGAATATTCGGCATGTTTAATAATCCCCTGAGCAAGCCATATCAAGGTCGACAATTATGATGCTAGATTTAAAATGTGCACCGGTATAAACTCACTGTTTCAAAAACTTTAtatgtaaatgtgtattatttctTTAGATAAAATGACACTAGTATACCTAACATAACTAACAAAacaattgtgttaaaaaataaacttcacaaAAAGTACCGTACCTTGTCTTCTTTGTTGAGTTTCCCTTGAACCTTTTCTGGGTCAGCAATGGTGTCTCTTATGTGAGAAATTAACATCTGCAAGGACTGCTTAGCTTCTGaggggaaaagaaaacaaaacatttcatttcattacatAGGAAAAGTTTCATTACATAGGAAAAGTGGTGAATGTATTGTATTCCATATATTGGCTCCTCATTTATAAAGCCAgaaattgaaacagtaaaaatgtatacaataacaataaaagtgTTGAGATCAGTGGTCAATGGGGGCCACAGGGTGATACTACTATCAACTTTATTTTCCAAACGTTGAAAATTACAAATCCTTTATGGACACAAAAGACTCCATGCAGAAACTTTGGTCTTGACTTTATCAGTGTAATGTCATTATTTTTAGTACTTCTTAACTGTTTCTGattgttttaacaaaatgtcCAATCATTAAAAGCAGCTCGTTGTATAAATTCTAAAGGAAGCTAATCATGTTTTGAGTGTATCACAAAAGGAAAGCAGACCTGCC
This region of Polyodon spathula isolate WHYD16114869_AA unplaced genomic scaffold, ASM1765450v1 scaffolds_1049, whole genome shotgun sequence genomic DNA includes:
- the LOC121309231 gene encoding quinone oxidoreductase-like protein 2, with the translated sequence MEFSGCVAETGSNVTTLQKGDRVMGVSGGSAMAEECIVDQKVLWKIPKEVGYEEAAALPVSYGTGLLALQHRAATQPGEIVLVTAAAGGAGLAAVDIAAHVLQAKVIAAAGSDEKCALAVLKGAYASINYNTSNLKEELKKLTNKKGVNVVFDAVGGDIFKDALSSLSWEGRIVVVGFAGGSIPSVPANLLLLKNISAMGVFWGRYREQDFPVFSQSISSAIQLCQEGKIRPHIGAVFKLQQVNEAFQHVMQRASVGKVVLSMK